The Candidozyma auris chromosome 1, complete sequence genome includes a region encoding these proteins:
- a CDS encoding lipid-binding protein HSP12, translating to MSDAGRKSFTDKASEAVKPDSQKGYLEKGKEVVTDKVDELAGKGTPEDQKGLGQSLADSAHQGKEDAKKEASSQPSLGETAQEYLEAAKEKASEAAEYVSQVVSGATEGAKNAADSTKK from the coding sequence ATGTCTGACGCTGGAAGAAAATCATTTACCGACAAGGCTTCTGAAGCCGTTAAGCCTGACTCCCAGAAGGGCTACCTCGAGAAGGGTAAGGAGGTTGTTACTGACAAGGTCGACGAATTGGCCGGCAAGGGTACCCCGGAGGACCAGAAGGGCCTTGGTCAGTCTCTTGCTGACAGCGCTCACCAGGGTAAAGAGGAcgccaagaaggaggcttCTAGCCAGCCATCCTTGGGTGAGACCGCTCAGGAGTACCTTGAGGCTGCTAAGGAGAAGGCTTctgaggctgctgagtATGTTTCTCAAGTCGTCAGCGGTGCCACTGAGGGTGCTAAGAACGCTGCTGACTCCACCAAGAAATAA
- the ASR1 gene encoding Asr1p, with the protein MGLADKITSKISGNKELDQADKAAGKAIGKDNLSSEVAKGNISKEDAIKYANDADKAGGKYVGRENLSGTEGGIGSKFSGQGASGTSGASGAHGASGTGASGAHGSSGSGAGTAAGAGAAGAGAAGAGTAAYGASGSGSGSGTSATGSDAYGSSGAGAYGSSGAGKESYGSSTGHGASGSQGYGSSGAGGNTYETGAGSTSGRGYEGHQQGASGTSGTSGHGASHGQSQNYGKDAISSGKDASNAYSSGDKAGLAAGGAGVAAAGAGYGASHYGSGKESSAHQSGSGPRTHGSDAYGSSHPSHGYDTASGAKSQGAPGGIREGSATTSGYDSTGGADKYGATGNHGHGATDANATGSGVGGAVGGATGAGAGYGASSGSHGTSGSHGTSGTHGASSTGAGFTTGDASLDSKISKLDPKVQEKAKEAFHKGYDDAIKSLNKS; encoded by the coding sequence ATGGGCTTGGCTGACAAAATCACCTCCAAGATCTCGGGCAACAAGGAACTCGACCAGGCTGACAAGGCCGCCGGTAAGGCTATCGGCAAGGACAACCTCTCGAGTGAGGTTGCCAAGGGTAACATTAGCAAGGAAGATGCTATCAAGTATGCTAACGACGCCGACAAGGCTGGCGGCAAGTACGTGGGCAGAGAGAACTTGTCTGGTACTGAGGGCGGTATCGGCAGCAAGTTTTCTGGCCAGGGTGCCTCTGGTACTTCTGGTGCCTCTGGTGCTCACGGTGCATCTGGCACTGGCGCTTCGGGTGCACACGGTTCCTCTGGCTCGGGTGCTGGCACCGCCGCTGGTGCTGGAGCCGCTGGTGCTGGCGCTGCCGGAGCTGGCACTGCTGCCTACGGTGCTTCTGGCTCGGGTTCTGGTTCTGGCACTTCTGCTACTGGCTCTGATGCCTATGGCTCTTCTGGAGCTGGCGCTTACGGCTCTTCTGGAGCTGGCAAAGAATCCTATGGCTCTTCTACAGGCCACGGCGCCTCCGGATCCCAGGGTTACGGCTCCTCTGGTGCCGGTGGTAACACTTACGAGACTGGCGCCGGCTCTACTTCTGGTAGAGGTTACGAGGGCCACCAGCAGGGTGCCTCTGGCACTTCTGGAACCTCTGGTCACGGTGCTTCCCACGGACAGAGTCAGAACTACGGTAAGGACGCCATCTCTTCCGGAAAAGATGCTTCCAACGCTTACAGCTCTGGCGACAAGGCTGGTCTTGCTGCCGGTGGTGCTGGTgtagctgctgctggtgccgGTTACGGTGCTTCTCATTACGGTTCTGGCAAGGAGTCTTCTGCTCACCAGTCTGGCTCCGGTCCAAGGACCCACGGTTCTGATGCCTACGGCTCTAGCCATCCATCTCACGGATACGACACTGCCTCTGGTGCTAAGTCCCAGGGCGCTCCAGGTGGCATCAGAGAAGGCTCGGCTACTACATCTGGTTACGACTCCACTGGCGGTGCTGACAAGTATGGTGCTACTGGAAACCACGGTCATGGTGCTACTGATGCAAACGCTACTGGCTCTGGCGTTGGTGGTGCCGTTGGTGGCGCTACTGGTGCCGGTGCTGGCTACGGCGCCTCCTCTGGTTCCCACGGTACTTCTGGATCACATGGTACCTCGGGCACACACGGTGCTTCCAGCACTGGTGCTGGTTTCACTACGGGTGACGCTTCGTTAGACTCCAAGATCTCCAAGTTGGACCCCAAGGTCCAGGAGAAGGCTAAAGAGGCCTTCCACAAGGGTTACGACGACGCTATCAAGTCTCTTAACAAGTCTTAG
- a CDS encoding alternative oxidase: MLSINKPIVSKLGLSGLASVSLRPNAFARTLKIKTELLENNDRRKHNDTKFISHPMFPHPEWTNEEVEMVTPTHRVPKSTMDKAALRAITSVRTLFDIATGYKKPKTPEEIAHRFEGTRWEMNENKWLTRIIFLESVAGVPGMTAAFIRHLHSLRLLKRDKAWIETLLDEAYNERMHLLTFIKIGKPSWFTRFFIYMGQGVFCNMFFFMYLLYPRFCHRFVGYLEEEAVSTYTHLINDLKAGKLPKFDDVEVPEVAQQYWTELNEKSTFLDLVERVRADESKHREVNHTLANVDQKNDRNPYALKIEGTDKPQPEKGLKSKHPEGWEKEDLIL; this comes from the coding sequence ATGCTATCCATCAATAAGCCAATTGTATCCAAGTTAGGATTGTCCGGGCTTGCAAGCGTGTCGCTCCGCCCAAATGCTTTTGCTCGTACCCTAAAGATCAAGACAGAGCTCCTCGAGAACAACGATAGACGCAAGCACAACGACACAAAATTCATCTCACATCCCATGTTTCCTCACCCAGAATGGACaaatgaagaagtggaGATGGTGACTCCTACTCATCGTGTTCCAAAGAGTACCATGGACAAGGCTGCACTCCGTGCTATTACCCTGGTTCGTACACTTTTCGACATTGCAACCGGCTACAAAAAGCCCAAAACACCCGAAGAAATTGCCCATCGTTTTGAAGGCACCAGATGGGAGATGAACGAAAACAAATGGCTCACTCGTATCATTTTCTTGGAATCTGTTGCAGGTGTCCCTGGTATGACTGCTGCTTTTATTCGCCATTTGCACTCTTTGCGCTTACTCAAGAGAGACAAGGCATGGATTGAAACCTTGTTAGACGAAGCCTACAATGAGAGAATGCATCTTCTTacattcatcaagatcGGTAAACCTTCGTGGTTTACGAGATTCTTCATATATATGGGCCAAGGTGTGTTCTGCAAcatgttcttcttcatgtaCTTGCTTTATCCTCGTTTCTGCCACCGCTTCGTGGGTTatttggaggaggaagcTGTTAGCACATACACACATCTTATCAACGACTTAAAGGCCGGAAAGTTACCAaagtttgatgatgttgaggtTCCTGAGGTTGCCCAACAATACTGGACAGAGCTCAACGAGAAATCAACATTTTTAGATTTGGTAGAGAGAGTCAGAGCTGATGAATCGAAACATAGAGAGGTCAATCATACGTTGGCCAACGTCGATCAGAAGAATGACAGAAACCCATACGCGTTGAAGATCGAGGGCACCGACAAGCCACAACCCGAGAAGGGTTTGAAATCCAAGCACCCAGAAGGCTgggagaaagaagatttgaTTCTCTAA
- the RIX7 gene encoding putative AAA family ATPase: MGKGGSVTNALNQKVYNLIHDLLQDKSDENKKKNDGDENKWFLNYALARDLRRSEVLSYLLDKDMSMRRYKRSILENTIDIILKTVREDEQEELAEVIKLQNEYELKQAAQIDSDFDSVDANNLMTVKDTNELNKSVVSMWSKDNEKPESDAEEKKPKKRGRDSAKTASKHKKSKIDSTPPSLTLSSLGGLSSITTQLMELVGLPILHPEIYQSTGVDHPRGILLYGPPGCGKTTIANALAGELGVPFISFSAPSVVSGMSGESEKKLREIFEDARAVAPCLIFIDEIDAITPKRDGGAQREMERRIVAQLLTLMDELTLENTDGKPVIVMGATNRPDSLDSALRRAGRFDREICLNVPDEDQRCAILKTMTSKLKIDESTFNFRELAKLTPGFVGADLKSLVTAAGVVAIKRIFESLSEIEEESATRSDTVDMDVDTHTASSSTAIPTALANLKFSKKSEAEQLSTIQRFLLKHPDPLSDEQLAPLRISFSDFKEALPNIQPTAKREGFATIPDVTWRNVGALNRIRMELHMCIVQPIKKPELYQKVGISAPAGVLMWGPPGCGKTLLAKAVANESRANFISVKGPELLNKYVGESERAVRQVFQRARASVPCIIFFDELDALVPRRTSTLSESSSRVVNTLLTELDGLNDRKGIFVVGATNRPDMIDPAMLRPGRLDKTLYIELPSADERFDILKTLVAANSTPLGTDVNLHAIANDSRCRNFSGADLSSLVREAGVFALKKKFFHGQKIQELDKSGYYEGGEDDDQIVVTSDDFNGALNSIKPSVTDKDRARYERLNSRMGWGVIQEEEKKEEPST, encoded by the coding sequence ATGGGTAAGGGCGGCTCAGTGACAAATGCGCTAAACCAAAAGGTTTATAACCTAATACACGACCTTCTTCAGGATAAGAGTGACGagaataagaaaaaaaacgaTGGCGACGAAAACAAGTGGTTTTTGAACTACGCTCTTGCGAGAGATCTTCGAAGAAGCGAGGTATTGTCGTATTTGCTCGATAAAGACATGCTGATGCGCCGCTATAAGCGCTCTATTCTTGAAAACACCATAGATATTATTTTGAAAACTGTGAGAGAGGACgaacaagaagagcttgCAGAGGTGATAAAGCTCCAGAATGAGTATGAACTCAAGCAGGCCGCACAAATTGATAGTGATTTCGACAGCGTCGACGCGAATAATCTCATGACTGTAAAGGATACgaatgagctcaacaagtcgGTCGTGTCAATGTGGAGCAAAGACAACGAGAAACCTGAGAGCGACGccgaagaaaagaagcccaagaagagaggCCGAGACTCGGCAAAGACTGCTTCAAAACATAAGAAGTCGAAGATCGACTCTACTCCACCGTCATTGACTTTGCTGTCCCTTGGCGGACTTTCTTCGATAACAACTCAACTCATGGAGCTTGTTGGTCTTCCCATTTTGCACCCTGAAATCTACCAGTCGACCGGAGTCGATCATCCTAGAGGCATCCTTCTTTACGGCCCACCGGGATGTGGTAAGACTACAATCGCCAATGCATTAGCTGGAGAACTAGGCGTACCATTCATCAGTTTTTCGGCGCCCTCGGTGGTATCAGGTATGTCGGGTGAGTCCGAGAAAAAGCTTAGAGAAATTTTTGAGGATGCCCGTGCTGTGGCTCCatgcttgatcttcatcGATGAAATCGACGCTATCACTCCCAAAAGAGACGGTGGAGCTCAGAGAGAGATGGAGCGCCGTATAGTTGCACAGCTTCTTACGCTCATGGACGAACTCACTCTTGAGAACACTGACGGCAAACCAGTGATAGTTATGGGTGCTACGAATAGACCAGATTCTCTCGATCTGGCATTACGTCGTGCTGGGCGTTTTGATAGAGAAATCTGCCTCAATGTCCCGGATGAAGACCAGAGATGCGCCATACTCAAAACGATGACTTCCAAACTCAAGATCGACGAGTCTACTTTCAACTTCAGAGAGCTTGCGAAGCTCACACCAGGttttgttggtgctgatttgaagagtttAGTCACTGCTGCAGGAGTAGTTGCCATAAAACGTATCTTTGAGAGTTTGAGTGAAATCGAGGAAGAACTGGCGACAAGGTCCGATACTGTAGACATGGACGTGGATACACATACTGCCTCAAGTCTGACTGCTATACCGACTGCCCTAGCAAACTTGAAATTCCTGAAGAAATCAGAGGCCGAACAACTAAGCACGATTCAAAGATTTTTATTGAAACATCCAGACCCTCTTTCAGACGAGCAGTTGGCACCACTACGGATATCATTCTCAGATTTCAAAGAGGCCCTACCTAACATTCAGCCTACAGCTAAGCGTGAAGGTTTTGCTACGATCCCCGATGTCACTTGGAGAAATGTTGGTGCACTTAATCGGATTCGCATGGAACTTCATATGTGTATTGTTCAGCccatcaagaagccagAACTCTATCAAAAAGTTGGTATCAGTGCTCCGGCTGGTGTCCTCATGTGGGGACCTCCTGGATGCGGTAAGACAttgttggccaaggccGTAGCCAACGAATCCAGAGCCAACTTCATCTCTGTCAAAGGTCCCGAACTTCTCAACAAGTATGTTGGTGAGTCTGAACGTGCAGTGAGACAGGTATTTCAACGTGCTCGTGCATCAGTTCCATGTATTATATTCTTTGACGAGCTTGATGCTCTCGTACCAAGAAGAACCTCTACGCTTTCGGAGTCAAGTTCTAGAGTGGTCAATACCCTTCTCACAGAACTAGACGGTTTGAATGATCGTAAAGGTATCTTTGTCGTTGGAGCAACTAATAGACCAGACATGATTGACCCTGCCATGTTGAGACCAGGACGTCTCGATAAGACGCTTTATATTGAATTACCGTCAGCAGACGAACGCTTTGACATCCTCAAGACACTTGTTGCGGCAAATAGCACTCCTCTTGGCACAGACGTTAATTTGCATGCTATTGCTAACGATTCTAGATGTCGAAACTTCTCTGGTGCTGACCTTTCATCGTTGGTGAGAGAGGCAGGCGTGTTtgccttgaagaagaaatttttcCATGGCCAAAAGATCCAAGAGTTGGATAAGTCTGGGTATTACGAGGGCGGTGAAGACGACGATCAAATTGTCGTAACTAGTGATGACTTTAATGGCGCTCTCAATAGCATAAAACCTAGTGTGACAGATAAGGATCGTGCAAGATACGAGCGCTTGAATCTGCGAATGGGATGGGGTGTAATTCaagaggaggagaaaaaagaggagCCCTCTACATAG
- a CDS encoding shikimate dehydrogenase family protein encodes MSFSIVQDDLEVLRKKDFLIYLFGEGITHSKAPLMQNYLFKKLGCDGFVYECLDSYGLEEFVKLIKSNKNATSWKDVNYIGSAVTMPYKVAIIPHLDEIDENARSVGAVNTIYVRFKNGKAINIGTNTDTVGIRDAFLFNTPVAAANAKGKPGLVYGGGGASRSAVYALKEYLGCSKIYMVNRYASEVNQIQEEMAANGFTGEIIHVATPEQAKEMESPYLLVLAVPDFPSVSDEEILARATLDVFINQEEKGAVIEMCYHPTQITRLYKAFHAAGWDVIGGIEPMIYQGFAQQVLWTGYALDEMPTKEVVDYVRETIEEPCLRHDIVDATKL; translated from the coding sequence ATGTCATTTTCAATTGTTCAAGACGATCTCGAGGTGTTAAGAAAAAAGGACTTCCTCATTTAcctttttggtgaaggtaTCACCCATTCCAAGGCGCCATTGATGCAGAATTACCtattcaaaaaattgggtTGTGACGGGTTTGTATACGAGTGCTTGGATTCTTATGGTTTGGAGGAATTCGTGAAACTCATCAAGTCTAACAAGAATGCTACCTCGTGGAAAGATGTCAATTACATCGGTTCCGCCGTCACGATGCCATACAAGGTAGCTATAATTCCTCACTTGGATGAGATTGACGAAAATGCACGCTCCGTTGGAGCTGTTAATACCATTTATGTGAGGTTCAAGAACGGCAAGGCAATCAACATTGGTACAAACACAGACACTGTGGGTATTAGGGACGCCTTCTTGTTTAACACTCCAGTGGCCGCTGCTAATGCCAAAGGCAAGCCCGGCTTGGTATatggtggaggaggtgcCTCCCGTTCGGCTGTCTatgctttgaaggaatATCTCGGATGTTCGAAGATTTATATGGTGAACAGGTATGCCTCTGAGGTGAATCAAATTCaggaagaaatggctgcgaatgGGTTCACTGGTGAAATTATCCACGTTGCAACACCAGAACAAGCCAAGGAAATGGAATCTCCATACCTTTTAGTTTTGGCTGTGCCGGACTTTCCTTCTGTTTCCGACGAGGAAATCTTGGCCCGGGCAACGTTGGATGTCTTTATCAACCAGGAGGAGAAAGGTGCAGTCATTGAGATGTGTTACCATCCAACACAAATCACTAGACTTTACAAGGCCTTCCATGCCGCAGGTTGGGACGTGATTGGTGGTATCGAACCTATGATTTACCAAGGTTTTGCCCAGCAGGTATTGTGGACTGGATATGCGTTAGATGAGATGCCAACCAAAGAGGTTGTCGATTATGTGCGTGAAACTATCGAGGAGCCTTGTTTGAGGCATGATATCGTCGATGCTACCAAGCTTTAA
- the SSU81 gene encoding osmosensor SHO1, translating into MGFKISNFVGDPFAIATVSFGVISWIVAIAGGAASTQSSFPRFTWWGLVYQIVLIITIFVLYVYNTIELYKFTLVGFLSVAFLYTTNSTNNLIYNSNSSGNLCCAAGCILLSMLNILWILYFGGHPESPTNQFIDSFSVRNNGFHGSLPAGEYKEDEFAVPRSTSNPHQTNDERHSQNTNTKSAYMSSSQLNGLENFSNSNVPNSNTHGSVRNSTRNTVYNSSDANAFGMPAGVFRYKAQALYSYDANPEDINEISFVKDEILEVDDIDGKWWQARRSNGQVGICPSNYVKLLD; encoded by the coding sequence ATGGGATTTAAGATATCCAACTTCGTTGGTGACCCTTTTGCTATAGCGACAGTAAGTTTTGGGGTCATTTCGTGGATCGTCGCTATCGCAGGTGGCGCTGCCTCGACACAGTCGTCTTTTCCAAGGTTCACATGGTGGGGACTCGTCTACCAGATCGTGTTGATCATCACGATCTTTGTTCTTTACGTCTACAACACGATCGAACTATACAAGTTCACCCTTGTAGGGTTCTTGTCCGTGGCATTTTTGTACACTACTAACTCCACTAACAACTTGATCTACAACTCCAACTCGTCCGGTAACTTATGTTGTGCCGCTGGATGTATTTTGTTGTCCATGCTCAACATTCTCTGGATCTTGTACTTTGGCGGCCATCCAGAATCGCCTACCAACCAGTTTATCGACTCGTTTTCTGTCAGAAACAACGGTTTCCATGGCCTGCTTCCAGCTGGCGAGTATAAGGAAGACGAGTTTGCTGTGCCTCGAAGCACCTCTAACCCTCACCAGACCAACGACGAAAGACACTCACAGAATACCAATACCAAGTCTGCCTACATGTCGTCGCTGCAACTTAATGGCTTGGAAAACTTTTCCAACTCCAACGTTCCCAACTCCAATACACACGGCTCTGTCAGAAACTCAACGAGGAACACAGTCTACAACCTGCTGGATGCCAACGCTTTTGGTATGCCGGCTGGCGTATTCAGATACAAAGCACAGGCATTGTATAGCTACGACGCCAATCCAGAGGACATTAACGAGATTTCTTTCGTTAAGGATGAGATTTTGGAAGTCGATGACATCGACGGCAAGTGGTGGCAGGCCAGAAGGTCCAACGGCCAGGTTGGCATATGTCCATCCAACTACGTCAAGCTTCTAGACTAG
- the MNN2 gene encoding Mnn2p: MKHLLTKKSVIVKIALVAFVLVFLAHQLTYSPYNPYDFFQNGRKGIIPIKAFFDGLEKYAVHGDRLKGNYINEKVHDAPSKDREFLYSKEYLEGILNIKDETFQKLKESHHGFVNEHMPHLLDTVGVATFGELTPKSDKWESYRNSAGYVLIGGGKYSWLAYLVVKQIRMTGSTLPVEVFIPTKSDLDARFCNEIMPKYNARCNMLDSSLLEYLSLKFNLSGYQYKMLAIMASSFENVIYLDSDLYPLKNVEYLLTSDLYKEKGLLIWPDYWSRTTNPKYYEIAGLHVPEKKVRYSQYDRAQAEKKGEGLRDLKDYTFKDSNFHDFENTLPNPTSEAGVMLVNKTSHVRTLLLALYYNVYGPNFYYPLLTQGGAGEGDKETFIAAATVMQEPWFQTQKQFMWVGYHSEDTSKFESKALGHYDPITAKDDDKPAPLIFSHCSYPKHWTDWMYNNNDLIYKTSGEHIRMYKGTYENIGYDLDLRLLTAFTEALCEDIWLEKEKEDNIPLDQREEYMGNFLEYINNDREVNKKRCEEVYVPHLKWLQQTTQYPDTLKPE, translated from the coding sequence ATGAAACACCTTCTAACAAAAAAGCTGGTAATCGTGAAGATCGCCCTTGTGGCATTCGTGCTTGTATTTCTTGCCCACCAGCTCACATATCTGCCGTACAATCCGTATGATTTCTTTCAGAATGGCAGAAAGGGTATCATTCCAATTAAGGCATTCTTTGATGGCCTAGAGAAGTACGCTGTACACGGCGACCGCTTGAAGGGCAACTATATTAACGAAAAAGTCCATGATGCACCGAGCAAAGATCGAGAGTTTCTCTACTCGAAAGAGTATCTTGAGGGAATCCTAAACATCAAGGATGAGACGTTCCAGAAACTCAAGGAGTCCCACCATGGATTTGTAAATGAGCACATGCCACATCTCCTTGATACCGTGGGGGTGGCGACTTTTGGCGAGCTCACTCCAAAGTCAGACAAGTGGGAGTCTTATAGAAATTCTGCTGGCTATGTTTTGATCGGAGGTGGCAAGTACTCCTGGCTCGCGTACCTTGTGGTGAAGCAAATTAGGATGACAGGATCAACCTTGCCCGTCGAGGTGTTTATTCCAACAAAGAGTGATTTAGATGCAAGATTCTGCAACGAAATCATGCCCAAGTACAATGCGAGATGCAACATGCTTGATCTGAGTCTACTAGAGTATCTCAGcctcaagttcaacttgtcaGGTTATCAATACAAGATGTTGGCGATCATGGCATCTCTGTTCGAGAATGTGATTTACCTCGATTCGGACCTATATCCTCTCAAGAACGTGGAGTATTTATTGACATCGGATCTTTACAAGGAAAAGGGTCTTCTCATCTGGCCAGACTATTGGTCTAGGACCACAAATCCAAAATACTATGAAATTGCTGGTTTGCATGTCcctgagaagaaggttaGATACTCGCAATACGACCGTGCTCAGGCTGAAAAGAAGGGCGAGGGCCTTAGAGATCTTAAAGATTATACATTTAAAGATTCAAATTTCCACGATTTTGAGAACACTCTTCCAAATCCAACTTCCGAGGCAGGCGTCATGCTTGTCAACAAGACATCTCATGTCAGAACCCTCCTTCTAGCACTCTACTATAATGTTTATGGACCAAACTTCTACTATCCTTTGCTCACTCAGGGTGGCGCCGGAGAGGGTGATAAAGAGACTTTCATTGCAGCTGCAACGGTGATGCAGGAGCCATGGTTCCAAACTCAAAAACAGTTCATGTGGGTAGGATACCACAGCGAAGACACAAGTAAGTTTGAGTCAAAGGCTCTAGGGCATTATGACCCTATAACTGCGAAAGATGACGATAAGCCTGCTCCACTTATTTTCAGCCACTGCTCTTACCCGAAGCATTGGACAGATTGGATGTACAATAATAATGACCTCATCTACAAAACACTGGGTGAGCATATTCGCATGTATAAGGGAACGTACGAGAATATCGGGTACGACTTGGACTTGCGTCTTCTCACAGCATTTACGGAAGCTCTATGCGAGGATATATGgcttgagaaagagaaggaggataATATCCCACTTGATCAGAGAGAGGAATATATGGGAAACTTTTTGGAATACATCAATAATGATCGAGaagtcaacaagaagagatgtGAAGAGGTTTACGTCCCCCATTTAAAGTGGCTTCAACAAACTACCCAGTATCCCGACACACTTAAACCTGAATAG
- the NIT3 gene encoding putative hydrolase — MSSIKSPLSQNLKIALIQIKAGPSKVDNLRHVSSYIDQAVARAPSKLDLVMLPECFNSPYAVDKFREYAENIPNGQTTGFLTDLAKQHGIYIVGGSIPELDDADNNVYNTSLTIDPKGNIIAKHRKTHLFDIDIPGGITFKESETLTGGDKGTVFKLGSFGNVGLGICYDIRFPELAMAASRQPNNAFAMFYPGAFNTTTGPLHWHLLARARAVDNEMFTVLCSPARDVGGDGYQAYGHSLVVDPFGKIVAEAGEGEEILYAELDKELLPKARSSIPVHFQRRFDVYDDVSKNAKLSDK, encoded by the coding sequence ATGTCGTCGATAAAATCACCCTTGTCTCAAAATCTCAAGATCGCTCTTATCCAGATAAAAGCAGGACCCAGCAAGGTCGACAACTTGCGCCATGTCTCGTCTTACATTGATCAGGCTGTTGCTCGTGCTCCCAGTaaacttgatctcgtcaTGTTACCAGAGTGCTTCAATTCCCCCTATGCTGTGGACAAATTCAGAGAATACGCTGAAAACATTCCAAATGGGCAAACCACTGGATTTCTCACAGATCTAGCTAAACAGCACGGGATATACATAGTCGGTGGATCTATCCCTGAGCTCGACGATGCAGACAACAACGTGTACAACACTTCTTTGACAATTGATCCTAAGGGCAACATCATTGCCAAACATCGCAAGACTCACTTGTTTGACATTGACATCCCTGGTGGAATCACATTCAAGGAAAGTGAAACCTTGACTGGGGGTGACAAAGGTACTGTCTTCAAGCTTGGAAGCTTTGGGAACGTCGGACTTGGAATCTGCTACGACATCAGATTCCCTGAATTGGCCATGGCTGCCTCAAGACAACCCAATAACGCTTTTGCTATGTTCTACCCAGGTGCCTTTAACACTACAACGGGACCTTTGCACTGGCACTTGCTCGCAAGAGCAAGAGCAGTAGACAATGAGATGTTCACTGTGTTATGTAGCCCTGCCCGAGAtgttggaggagatggaTACCAAGCATATGGTCATTCACTTGTCGTTGATCCGTTCGGAAAAATTGTAGCAGAAGCAGGTGAAGGGGAAGAGATCTTATATGCTGAGCTCGACAAGGAATTGTTACCTAAAGCCAGGAGCTCGATTCCTGTTCACTTCCAGAGACGCTTCGATGTGTATGATGATGTCAGCAAGAATGCCAAATTGAGCGATAAATAG